A single window of Methylacidimicrobium sp. AP8 DNA harbors:
- a CDS encoding cysteine desulfurase family protein codes for MISFDSAAANPVLPEVIEAMLPFFREPGNPTSLYSAGMRAREALERAREAVAGLLGAAPAEIFFTSGGTEAINLAIKGFYEANRKPGARILCAPIESAAVLRSLDRLREQGAEIVSIPVDREGRVDPAAVAAALDPRTILVCVQWANGETGTIQPIAQIGRICEEAGTALFCDATAAVGWTPVDFSQTSVSLAAAHFRGCGGPVGVGALYKREEVALEPQIHGGPQEKGLRAGTENLPGIVGAGKAAELASGTVGPSVSRLRLLAETLWKAIRDEIPALHWHGPPPGEERLPHHLSWSPEGVEGEAQVLACDLQGAAIAAGPSCISKSLRGSHVLRAIGVPARLIRSAVQLTLSRETSEADVAFFCRIYPKVIERLRSLSPAWRLAKERLASRPFPGEGGR; via the coding sequence GTGATTTCCTTTGATTCAGCGGCTGCGAACCCGGTCCTTCCTGAAGTGATCGAGGCCATGCTCCCTTTTTTTCGGGAGCCCGGCAACCCGACGAGCCTTTACAGCGCCGGCATGCGGGCGCGGGAAGCCTTGGAGCGGGCGCGGGAGGCGGTGGCCGGTTTGCTCGGAGCGGCTCCCGCCGAGATTTTCTTCACCTCCGGAGGAACCGAGGCGATCAATCTCGCCATCAAAGGCTTCTACGAGGCCAACCGAAAGCCGGGCGCCCGTATTCTGTGCGCACCGATCGAATCCGCCGCGGTCCTGCGCTCGCTCGATCGGCTGCGCGAACAGGGGGCGGAGATCGTATCGATCCCGGTCGATCGGGAAGGCCGCGTCGACCCCGCCGCGGTCGCCGCCGCACTCGATCCTCGGACCATCTTGGTCTGCGTCCAGTGGGCCAACGGGGAGACGGGCACGATCCAACCGATCGCCCAAATCGGGCGGATCTGCGAGGAAGCAGGAACAGCCCTCTTTTGCGACGCTACGGCGGCCGTGGGTTGGACGCCGGTGGATTTCTCTCAGACATCGGTGTCGCTCGCCGCGGCGCATTTCCGTGGGTGCGGAGGTCCGGTCGGGGTCGGGGCTCTCTACAAACGGGAAGAAGTGGCCCTCGAGCCCCAGATTCATGGCGGGCCGCAAGAAAAGGGGCTGCGCGCCGGCACCGAAAATCTTCCGGGAATCGTCGGAGCGGGCAAGGCGGCGGAATTGGCGTCCGGGACCGTGGGCCCCTCGGTGTCCCGCCTGCGTCTCCTTGCCGAAACTCTCTGGAAGGCGATCCGCGACGAGATTCCCGCACTCCACTGGCACGGTCCGCCTCCCGGAGAAGAACGGCTCCCGCACCATCTCTCTTGGAGTCCGGAGGGGGTCGAGGGGGAGGCGCAGGTGCTCGCCTGCGATCTTCAGGGCGCGGCGATCGCCGCGGGTCCGAGCTGCATCAGCAAATCGTTGCGAGGTAGCCATGTCCTCCGGGCGATCGGTGTTCCGGCCAGACTTATCCGCTCGGCGGTTCAGCTGACCTTGAGCCGAGAGACATCCGAAGCGGATGTCGCCTTTTTCTGCCGAATCTATCCCAAGGTCATCGAACGGCTACGATCGCTCTCGCCCGCCTGGCGGCTGGCGAAGGAGCGTTTGGCTTCGCGGCCTTTCCCGGGCGAGGGCGGCCGATGA
- a CDS encoding DUF4013 domain-containing protein, giving the protein MHRHAVDLSREQGDSGYFFRDIRAGFAKIFADRFWFPKIFLGGFLLINPILLSLAPKAGGWLAQHKTLAVSLLAVNVSSFWFSLGFTFEVLRRARFGGRQLPEWNFHVLGQYLREGAVKFVISLTTLLLPLVLWIAFCHGLFIRLLGLSPQLLSLFVPLGSWLAVPFCAVACCRWLDGASVFACALDYRENLRIFWKHRGDFLIASAFLGGLNAILMSLFYTIPFALFFGLCLVDTWFGPIYASAVETGSASVAPADSGAS; this is encoded by the coding sequence ATGCATCGGCATGCGGTCGATCTGTCACGGGAGCAAGGAGATAGCGGTTATTTCTTCCGTGACATCCGCGCCGGATTCGCGAAGATCTTCGCCGACCGCTTCTGGTTTCCGAAGATATTCCTCGGCGGATTTCTTCTCATCAACCCGATTCTCTTATCGCTCGCCCCGAAGGCGGGCGGCTGGCTTGCCCAGCATAAAACGCTGGCGGTTTCCCTGCTGGCGGTTAACGTCTCCAGCTTCTGGTTCTCCTTGGGCTTCACCTTCGAGGTCCTCCGCCGGGCCCGCTTCGGCGGGAGGCAACTACCCGAATGGAATTTCCACGTTCTCGGACAATACCTCCGCGAGGGAGCGGTCAAATTTGTGATTTCCCTCACGACGTTGCTTTTGCCCCTCGTCCTCTGGATCGCCTTCTGCCATGGCTTGTTCATCCGGCTCTTGGGGCTTTCCCCACAGTTGCTTTCTCTTTTTGTCCCTTTGGGAAGCTGGCTTGCGGTGCCGTTTTGCGCCGTGGCCTGTTGCCGCTGGCTTGACGGTGCGTCGGTGTTCGCTTGCGCCCTCGATTACCGGGAAAATTTACGGATTTTTTGGAAACATCGCGGCGACTTCCTGATCGCTTCCGCTTTCCTCGGAGGGTTGAACGCTATTTTGATGTCTCTTTTTTATACGATTCCTTTTGCCCTCTTTTTCGGGCTATGCCTTGTCGACACTTGGTTTGGTCCGATTTACGCCTCCGCCGTAGAGACCGGATCCGCCTCGGTCGCGCCGGCGGACTCGGGGGCTTCCTAG
- a CDS encoding glycosyltransferase family A protein — protein MSEPEKPLVTVGIPVFNGARFIAQAIESALAQSWPPEEVIVVDDGSKDRTPEILERYRDRVTILRQTNQGAAAARNRILLEARGEWIQYLDADDYLLPEKIERQWIECSRRDADVILSPLLEERWEAGKPLPVRQPPDEGDPDPIVRWFQRKNPQVAAGLWRKKSLARIGGWNRSIRCAEDNELYLRSLQADFLFAWTPTAGAVYRADWSQGSLCHRNHRELFQTELSLFDRMSRWLERRGLWTDARREAAAQGYFRVLREIAKDDVREAARLYQEREKGGLVYPCGPKASRAYRTLFGLLGFEGAERVCRAASRLRPLEQSFRSLWKGTARPPGA, from the coding sequence ATGTCCGAACCCGAAAAGCCGCTGGTCACGGTGGGAATCCCGGTCTTCAACGGTGCCCGCTTTATCGCGCAGGCGATCGAAAGCGCCCTGGCCCAAAGCTGGCCTCCGGAGGAGGTGATCGTGGTCGACGACGGCTCCAAGGACCGGACGCCGGAAATCCTGGAGCGATATCGCGACCGGGTGACGATCCTCCGGCAAACCAATCAGGGGGCAGCCGCAGCGAGAAACCGCATCCTCCTGGAAGCCCGCGGGGAATGGATCCAGTACCTGGATGCCGATGACTATCTCCTTCCCGAAAAGATCGAGCGTCAGTGGATCGAGTGCTCCCGCCGGGATGCGGACGTCATCCTTTCTCCTCTGCTCGAGGAGCGGTGGGAGGCGGGGAAGCCGTTGCCGGTCCGCCAGCCGCCGGACGAAGGAGACCCGGATCCGATCGTCCGCTGGTTTCAGCGCAAGAATCCGCAGGTTGCCGCCGGGCTCTGGCGCAAGAAGTCGCTGGCCCGCATCGGAGGCTGGAACCGCTCCATTCGCTGCGCCGAAGACAACGAACTTTATCTGCGATCGCTCCAGGCGGATTTCCTCTTTGCTTGGACGCCCACGGCGGGTGCGGTCTATCGGGCGGACTGGTCGCAAGGGTCGTTGTGCCACCGCAACCATCGGGAACTTTTTCAGACCGAGCTCTCCCTGTTCGACAGGATGTCCCGCTGGCTCGAGAGACGCGGCCTCTGGACGGACGCGCGGCGGGAAGCGGCGGCACAAGGATATTTCCGGGTGCTTCGGGAAATCGCCAAGGACGACGTGCGCGAGGCGGCACGGCTCTACCAGGAGCGCGAGAAGGGCGGCCTCGTCTATCCTTGCGGGCCGAAGGCTTCCCGCGCCTATCGCACCCTTTTCGGCCTGCTCGGCTTCGAGGGAGCGGAGCGGGTTTGCCGAGCGGCGTCCCGGCTCCGGCCGCTGGAACAGAGCTTTCGAAGCCTGTGGAAGGGAACCGCCCGCCCACCGGGCGCTTGA
- a CDS encoding glycosyltransferase family 2 protein, whose amino-acid sequence MVRESIEVSAILVTYNSRPVLDGCLRSLQRQEGIRLEILVIDNASEDGTADWVARSFPDVRLRRNPENVGFGRACNQGMREARGEILLFVNPDLRFPEPDAAARLAAALRADRSLGIVGPAFYQEDGSRQPSTARRYPNERSTRGELSGLPGEIAALLGACLALRAETAAAVGGFDEDFFLYGEDQDLCLRVRRLGLRLGCVSEVRAVHIGRHSERGTSPREYWRKKLQGEYLFYRKHYSGRSIRRIRIRQWVKSSWELFLLGLCRPVAGRASGWNERWSKYAAIRAAAEGREEGDPKGKGCLPAGRRERASVGADRG is encoded by the coding sequence GTGGTGAGGGAGTCGATCGAGGTATCCGCCATCCTGGTGACCTATAACAGCCGTCCGGTGCTCGACGGCTGCCTCCGCTCCCTGCAAAGGCAAGAGGGGATTCGGCTCGAGATTCTGGTCATCGACAACGCATCCGAAGACGGCACGGCCGATTGGGTCGCCCGGAGCTTCCCCGACGTCCGCCTGCGGCGGAATCCCGAGAATGTCGGTTTCGGTAGGGCGTGCAACCAGGGGATGCGGGAGGCGAGGGGGGAGATCCTGCTCTTCGTCAACCCCGACCTCCGGTTCCCCGAGCCGGATGCGGCGGCGCGGCTGGCCGCGGCCCTGCGTGCCGATCGCTCCTTGGGTATCGTGGGTCCGGCTTTCTATCAAGAAGACGGGTCGCGGCAGCCGAGCACGGCTCGACGCTACCCGAACGAACGGTCGACGAGGGGAGAGCTGAGCGGTTTGCCCGGCGAGATCGCGGCTCTGTTGGGCGCCTGCCTCGCGTTGCGCGCGGAAACGGCCGCGGCGGTCGGAGGGTTCGACGAGGATTTCTTTCTGTACGGGGAGGACCAGGATCTCTGCCTCCGCGTCCGCCGGTTGGGGCTGCGGCTCGGCTGCGTTTCCGAGGTGCGTGCGGTCCATATCGGCCGACACAGCGAACGCGGGACGAGCCCGCGGGAATATTGGCGCAAGAAGCTCCAAGGGGAGTACCTCTTTTACCGGAAGCACTATTCGGGCCGGTCGATCCGGCGGATCCGGATCCGTCAATGGGTAAAGAGTTCCTGGGAGCTCTTCCTGCTCGGCCTCTGCCGACCGGTGGCCGGACGGGCGAGCGGCTGGAACGAGCGGTGGAGCAAGTACGCAGCCATCCGGGCGGCGGCGGAGGGCAGGGAAGAGGGCGACCCGAAGGGAAAAGGGTGCCTTCCCGCCGGCCGTCGGGAACGGGCGTCCGTGGGAGCGGATCGGGGATGA
- a CDS encoding DUF488 family protein — protein sequence MNPASPPPASSAVFTLGHGTRSLGEFVLILKAAGIRLVVDIRTIPRSRHNPQFNRERLPAALAAEGIGYEHWAVLGGLRHPKRDSPNGAWRNSSFRAFADYMQTPEFASAVVRLEQTSRRTPLVLLCAETVPWRCHRSLVADALLVRGVPVVHLLDATHRRPHRITPWARVADRRLTYPAAPPPGGEPEGSIGDAG from the coding sequence GTGAACCCGGCTTCCCCGCCCCCAGCCTCCTCTGCCGTCTTTACGCTTGGACACGGCACGCGCTCCCTGGGCGAGTTCGTTCTCATCCTCAAAGCCGCGGGAATCCGGCTTGTCGTCGACATCCGGACCATTCCCCGCTCCCGCCATAACCCGCAGTTCAATCGGGAGAGACTGCCGGCGGCACTCGCGGCGGAAGGGATCGGCTACGAGCATTGGGCCGTCCTCGGAGGTCTTCGCCACCCGAAACGGGACTCGCCCAACGGAGCCTGGCGCAATTCCAGCTTTCGGGCCTTCGCCGACTATATGCAGACCCCCGAGTTCGCCTCCGCCGTGGTCCGCCTGGAACAAACTTCCCGCCGGACTCCTCTCGTCCTCCTCTGCGCGGAGACGGTCCCTTGGCGCTGCCACCGTTCCCTCGTCGCGGACGCCCTGCTCGTGCGCGGCGTCCCGGTCGTCCATCTTCTCGACGCGACCCACCGCCGGCCGCACCGGATCACCCCCTGGGCGCGGGTCGCGGATAGGCGCCTCACCTATCCCGCGGCTCCTCCGCCGGGCGGCGAGCCGGAAGGTTCTATTGGTGATGCAGGGTGA
- a CDS encoding NlpC/P60 family protein — protein sequence MTPGQRLRNSAEQMVGNSPSDEGPDGGNKACVWNLNKVLKNGGLKTFRTLYTPDVYNELENGRGIEISQDQLQPGDIVISPTVGKNAGHIGVYMGDGQIYSNSSSRHNFLDNFTLTSWNRYYGGRGLTTRYFRLRY from the coding sequence GTGACCCCGGGACAACGGCTTCGGAATTCCGCCGAGCAGATGGTAGGGAATTCTCCTTCGGACGAGGGACCGGACGGGGGAAACAAGGCGTGCGTCTGGAACCTCAATAAGGTCCTGAAAAATGGAGGACTTAAGACATTTCGGACCTTATACACGCCGGACGTATACAATGAGCTCGAGAACGGCCGTGGGATCGAGATCTCCCAAGATCAACTACAACCCGGGGATATCGTCATCAGCCCGACCGTAGGAAAAAACGCCGGTCACATCGGAGTTTACATGGGAGATGGGCAAATCTACTCGAACAGCTCGAGCCGGCACAACTTCCTCGACAACTTTACCCTAACCAGTTGGAATCGGTACTATGGAGGTCGGGGATTGACTACGCGCTATTTTCGTCTGCGATATTGA
- a CDS encoding IS1634 family transposase, translated as MYVQEVRTCQRGKVYRSVLVRESYRVGKQVKTRILSNLTRMPVEVQQAVRALLQGKKLVPLDGLEGQEALDYGGIAVLEQAWQRFGLDQVLSGVGSERKGRLLKAMIFGRILFPSSKLALREEAGGTLLAKVCGLEEKDLEEDDLYRAMDGLNGVWSGIEKKLYREAQPEGASLVLYDLSSVYFEGDGPEGLAQYGYSRDHRQDRRQVLLAVATDARGIPIHVEVLRGNRADSTTLTGLLVTLRRRLGIREATFVFDGGMKSRWNLEMLTGMELEYVTRSTGTKLQEIVRRLPKDRQLWLTDRTRVMEIEHQGVRYVVAGGEWRAMRDRERRQSRIARGEEELRQIAKATRKGADPVELGSRIGRALQRIQAHKYFQYGVDAKGRFWWKLDQERVKEEEAIDGWYLWRPTSRPPRLLLRRC; from the coding sequence ATGTACGTGCAAGAGGTGCGCACTTGCCAGAGGGGCAAAGTCTACCGATCCGTTCTTGTCCGGGAGTCGTATCGGGTGGGCAAGCAGGTCAAGACGAGGATCCTGTCCAATCTGACCCGGATGCCGGTGGAGGTCCAGCAGGCGGTCCGAGCGCTGCTGCAGGGGAAGAAGCTGGTGCCCCTGGACGGACTGGAAGGGCAGGAAGCTCTGGATTACGGAGGAATCGCGGTCCTCGAGCAAGCGTGGCAGCGATTTGGACTCGATCAGGTTCTTTCCGGGGTGGGTTCGGAGCGGAAGGGGCGGCTTTTGAAAGCGATGATCTTTGGACGGATTCTCTTTCCCTCTTCCAAGCTCGCCCTTCGGGAGGAAGCAGGCGGGACGCTTTTGGCTAAGGTATGCGGGCTGGAGGAGAAGGACCTGGAAGAAGACGATCTCTACCGGGCGATGGATGGGCTCAACGGCGTTTGGAGCGGGATCGAGAAGAAGCTTTACCGGGAAGCCCAACCAGAGGGAGCGAGCTTGGTGCTCTATGACCTTTCGAGTGTCTACTTCGAGGGGGACGGCCCCGAGGGATTGGCGCAGTACGGCTACAGCCGGGATCACCGGCAAGATCGGCGGCAGGTGCTTCTTGCGGTCGCCACCGATGCCCGGGGGATCCCGATCCATGTGGAGGTCCTGCGGGGGAACCGGGCGGACAGCACGACGCTGACGGGGCTCTTGGTGACTCTCAGACGCCGACTCGGGATCCGAGAGGCTACCTTCGTCTTCGATGGCGGGATGAAGAGCCGGTGGAATCTGGAGATGCTCACCGGCATGGAGCTTGAGTACGTGACCCGATCAACTGGGACCAAGCTCCAGGAGATCGTTCGGCGACTTCCCAAAGATCGGCAGCTCTGGCTGACGGATCGAACCCGGGTGATGGAGATCGAGCACCAAGGGGTTCGCTACGTCGTTGCCGGAGGGGAGTGGCGCGCGATGCGCGATCGGGAGCGGCGGCAGAGCCGCATTGCCCGAGGAGAGGAAGAGCTGCGCCAGATTGCCAAGGCAACGCGCAAGGGAGCAGACCCGGTCGAGCTCGGCAGCCGGATCGGCCGGGCGCTCCAGCGGATCCAGGCCCATAAGTACTTTCAGTATGGAGTCGACGCCAAGGGCCGGTTCTGGTGGAAGCTTGACCAAGAGCGGGTCAAAGAAGAAGAGGCGATCGACGGCTGGTATCTTTGGAGACCAACCTCCCGTCCGCCAAGGCTTCTCCTCAGGAGGTGCTGA
- a CDS encoding IS1634 family transposase, whose product MVFYDLTSSYFEGEGPEGLAQYGYSRDQREGNRQILLGVVMANGWPIAHHVFRGNRHDSETVLPIVADLEKRFGLRRIVFVGDRGMVSTANLGFLWSQGHGFLFGLRRRRSPEVLEYVRKAQSGSWQPCSPEEKDRVCEVEGALPGQRIFVVESAERLAYEQAMRERDVTKTREELGKLAKRIEKGELRNREEIGSCVARILSLHRGHRYFRWSLRAGKLQVSEEPVETEKLLEGKYVILTEEKDLSPLEAVRAYKELSEVERAFRKLKDVLELRPIYHHNPKRVRAHVFVAALAFLLDRLLEKKLKAANLPFSSEQAWVALRTIHLVDFSFGSEKRRGVTAGNHQARQILSALRISAREP is encoded by the coding sequence ATGGTCTTCTATGATTTGACTTCCTCCTATTTCGAAGGGGAAGGCCCCGAGGGTTTGGCTCAATACGGCTACAGCCGGGATCAGCGGGAGGGAAACCGGCAGATCCTCTTGGGGGTCGTCATGGCCAATGGCTGGCCGATTGCCCACCATGTCTTCCGGGGCAATCGGCACGATTCGGAAACAGTTCTGCCGATCGTCGCCGATTTGGAGAAACGCTTCGGGTTGCGTCGGATCGTCTTCGTCGGGGACCGGGGGATGGTGAGCACGGCCAACTTGGGCTTCCTGTGGAGCCAGGGGCATGGGTTTTTGTTCGGCTTACGCCGGCGAAGGAGCCCGGAGGTCTTGGAGTATGTCCGCAAGGCCCAGAGCGGTTCCTGGCAGCCCTGCTCTCCGGAGGAAAAGGATCGGGTCTGCGAAGTCGAGGGAGCGCTTCCCGGGCAGCGGATCTTCGTGGTCGAAAGCGCCGAGCGGCTGGCCTACGAGCAGGCCATGCGGGAGAGGGATGTCACGAAGACCCGGGAAGAATTGGGCAAACTCGCCAAGCGTATCGAAAAAGGAGAGCTTCGGAATCGGGAAGAGATCGGCAGCTGCGTCGCCCGAATCCTCTCTCTCCATCGCGGCCACCGCTACTTCCGCTGGAGTCTGCGGGCAGGCAAGCTCCAAGTGTCCGAAGAGCCGGTGGAGACCGAAAAGCTTCTGGAGGGGAAGTACGTGATCCTCACCGAGGAAAAGGATCTCTCCCCGCTCGAGGCGGTCCGGGCCTACAAGGAGCTCTCCGAGGTGGAAAGAGCCTTCCGGAAGCTCAAGGACGTGCTCGAGCTTCGTCCGATCTACCACCACAATCCCAAACGGGTGCGGGCGCACGTCTTCGTCGCCGCCTTGGCCTTCCTGCTCGACCGGCTCCTGGAGAAGAAACTCAAGGCGGCCAATCTGCCCTTCTCCAGCGAGCAAGCTTGGGTTGCCCTCCGAACCATCCATCTGGTGGATTTCTCCTTCGGAAGCGAAAAACGTCGCGGGGTCACCGCCGGGAATCATCAGGCCCGGCAAATCCTCTCCGCCTTACGCATCTCTGCCCGGGAGCCGTAG
- a CDS encoding VirB4 family type IV secretion system protein, which translates to MSTFFAPPRRLWEKTQLFHAKKTPVFHDWSDACPYVGLYDRFLVDKFGAVHAFYRTYFPQADIASPERLSELQEQLRLLLTQLPPEIAQTQHLFTCNGDYGPVLEEFARIPSHPSVAPMRAEKARRLSERMVARKLVWIETHTILTAVPSHQSGQGGSEWTQRVSGQGAPSIERRRITRAEFDAAVHSLEMAESVFVDTARRAGARVSPLDAHGIAEYFFRLWNPGLAVENGMRVNYDYNRMPFVDAWMLQEVRVEPDHLRIGDYAHGLVSLVSLPLETRPRDMERMTVGLPFRDVRVSLIVRRTSKLAEMEKLRNRIDWADQRMRMGLNLIDMLHKPHDDRRESGVQNIEAWMQIEEAQSLLSDVRSGADDLVQIQLTVHSWHREASELRRRAKQILNRFGDLSRARGWIERSSLLPVFMTEMPGVYAPLLRPLLVRARMAADLMPIFRGLETQERPVHLFGNTTGGLVALDLEDKRNEGATMLYVSGVKGSGKSVLAQLIVLRHIGPDSILLIIDKGSSYDRLVELLGGTTVRLDAGHPICFNPFQVYVGATASGELREPEPAELAKVINCLEILANAGQDEGLSTEGRNILEAITRQTFSNAVKNREQLVTLSDFTRQLAYRSDARFLAERLKPFSEGRYRDWFNGETQFHLKSRVVHFDFEHVAKDETLAAALIPMSTLFVSDMILSHPEVFKILVFGEMWQHINNPTSANLIVDAFKTYRKKRCAIVGESQAILDLTDNSKVAKAVIQNVDTWIMLPQGSEQHVEFAVKELELTKGQRDCLLNLRNAARLHPDGEVELWREAFYLRGRGADALSGIVRVEIEPEEYWLTTTTPADLPAWKAAREAFPNDLAQALSSLARRFPIGVREEAAGKSAIPAEPMAIR; encoded by the coding sequence ATGAGCACCTTCTTTGCCCCACCGCGGAGGCTATGGGAAAAAACCCAGCTCTTCCATGCCAAGAAAACGCCGGTGTTCCATGACTGGAGCGACGCCTGCCCCTACGTGGGGCTGTACGACCGGTTTCTCGTCGACAAGTTCGGGGCGGTCCATGCCTTCTACCGCACCTACTTCCCGCAGGCCGACATTGCGAGTCCCGAGCGGCTTTCCGAGCTCCAGGAGCAGCTCCGGCTGCTCTTGACGCAGCTGCCTCCGGAAATCGCCCAAACCCAGCACCTCTTCACCTGCAACGGGGATTACGGTCCTGTCCTGGAAGAGTTTGCGCGTATCCCCTCTCATCCGTCCGTCGCTCCGATGCGGGCCGAGAAGGCCCGGAGGCTCTCCGAGCGGATGGTGGCCCGAAAGCTGGTCTGGATCGAAACGCACACGATCCTTACGGCCGTCCCGAGCCACCAATCCGGGCAGGGGGGAAGCGAATGGACCCAGCGGGTGAGCGGCCAAGGAGCCCCCTCCATTGAACGGAGGCGGATCACGCGCGCCGAATTCGATGCGGCGGTGCACAGCCTCGAAATGGCCGAATCGGTCTTTGTCGATACCGCGCGACGCGCCGGTGCCCGCGTCAGCCCGCTCGATGCCCACGGAATCGCCGAGTATTTCTTCCGCCTCTGGAATCCCGGGCTCGCCGTGGAGAACGGCATGCGCGTCAACTACGACTATAACCGGATGCCCTTCGTCGACGCCTGGATGCTCCAAGAGGTCCGGGTAGAGCCCGATCACCTGCGGATCGGCGATTATGCCCACGGCTTGGTTTCTTTGGTCAGTCTTCCGCTCGAAACGCGCCCCCGGGACATGGAGCGGATGACGGTCGGTCTTCCGTTCCGGGATGTCCGCGTCAGCTTGATCGTCCGGCGAACAAGCAAGCTGGCGGAAATGGAGAAGCTGCGGAACCGGATCGACTGGGCCGACCAGCGGATGCGGATGGGGTTGAACCTAATCGACATGCTCCATAAGCCGCATGATGATCGCCGCGAATCCGGCGTTCAAAATATCGAGGCCTGGATGCAGATCGAGGAGGCCCAGTCGCTCTTAAGCGATGTGCGTTCCGGGGCCGACGACCTTGTCCAGATCCAGTTGACCGTCCATTCCTGGCATCGGGAGGCGAGCGAGCTTCGCCGCCGGGCCAAGCAGATCCTCAACCGGTTCGGCGATCTCTCCCGTGCGCGGGGCTGGATCGAGCGATCGAGCCTTCTGCCGGTCTTCATGACCGAAATGCCGGGGGTCTACGCCCCGCTCCTCCGGCCCCTTCTTGTCCGCGCCAGAATGGCCGCCGATCTAATGCCTATTTTCCGCGGCCTCGAAACTCAGGAAAGGCCGGTTCACCTCTTCGGGAACACCACCGGCGGCCTCGTCGCTCTTGATCTGGAGGACAAGAGGAACGAAGGGGCGACGATGCTCTACGTGAGCGGGGTCAAAGGCTCCGGGAAGAGCGTGCTCGCCCAGCTGATCGTCCTCCGCCATATCGGTCCGGACTCGATCCTCCTCATCATCGACAAAGGATCGAGCTACGATCGGCTGGTCGAGCTTCTCGGAGGAACCACGGTCCGGCTCGACGCGGGTCATCCCATCTGCTTCAACCCGTTCCAGGTTTACGTCGGGGCGACCGCCTCCGGGGAGCTTCGGGAACCGGAGCCGGCCGAGCTCGCCAAGGTCATCAACTGCCTGGAGATTTTGGCGAACGCCGGCCAGGACGAGGGGCTTTCGACCGAAGGGAGGAACATCCTTGAGGCGATCACGCGGCAGACCTTTTCCAACGCCGTCAAGAACCGCGAGCAGCTGGTCACGCTCAGCGACTTCACCCGGCAGCTCGCCTACCGGTCCGATGCCCGTTTTCTGGCGGAACGGCTCAAGCCCTTCAGCGAGGGGCGCTATCGGGATTGGTTCAACGGAGAAACCCAATTCCACCTGAAAAGCCGGGTGGTCCATTTCGACTTCGAGCATGTCGCCAAGGACGAGACCCTGGCGGCCGCCCTGATTCCCATGTCGACCCTCTTCGTAAGCGACATGATCCTTTCGCATCCGGAGGTCTTCAAGATCCTGGTCTTCGGCGAGATGTGGCAGCACATCAATAACCCGACGAGCGCCAACCTCATCGTCGACGCGTTCAAAACGTACCGCAAGAAACGGTGCGCCATCGTCGGGGAATCCCAGGCAATCCTCGATCTAACGGACAACTCCAAGGTGGCCAAGGCGGTGATCCAGAACGTGGATACCTGGATCATGCTGCCGCAGGGAAGCGAGCAGCACGTCGAGTTCGCCGTCAAGGAGCTTGAGCTCACCAAGGGGCAACGCGATTGTCTGCTCAACCTCCGGAACGCGGCCCGCCTCCACCCCGATGGGGAAGTCGAGCTCTGGCGAGAGGCCTTCTACCTGCGGGGCAGGGGCGCCGATGCCCTCTCCGGGATCGTGCGCGTGGAGATCGAGCCCGAAGAGTATTGGCTGACGACGACCACGCCCGCCGACCTGCCCGCTTGGAAGGCGGCCCGGGAAGCGTTTCCCAACGACTTGGCTCAAGCCCTCTCTTCCCTGGCTCGCCGGTTCCCCATCGGGGTGCGCGAAGAGGCGGCGGGAAAATCCGCGATTCCTGCGGAACCGATGGCCATACGATGA